The following are encoded together in the Humulus lupulus chromosome 5, drHumLupu1.1, whole genome shotgun sequence genome:
- the LOC133834751 gene encoding methyl-CpG-binding domain-containing protein 13 isoform X2, translating into MEEKTRVEVLRYLGTPLNNHHQPKKKNKATSQQAEKVHYTDPVSKNVFRSMKAVIRHVETEELEMVAHNTKGSTEKELEDNKTFSTSVIKKQQSAVSRARRHINFSQSLDMNDIEQEEQQHFSTQLLAPSEHASEKCQTGIALSNSDPQEAQVSEPKGGEGDSPKSTFVLLPADNAVMPAKKFLEVQLVSPESAKAEPGLCKSKKKKVPELPRRASKRLAGLEVDPVPELKPRTRARRVVVEQSCDEVAGTDKGSSHGNGVTDASKTAESEEPVGNVKAITNCEKNRGFHVLSLVSQNPPCEQQRNVETSDTKLGVSLELPFNELLTDPCIAFAIKTLTGINFGCSESSEVLPGSISSSEHSSANLASEIFKVEIDNKVGRKEECSQDFPSGNMSSLEELSEPETRADEKLVSPIDLPCESWQDPCIEFAIKTLTNDIPVDYDPNIQQYFQQQLSSARPGGSDHDTSLTSVSIDTFRQTEYSCQQFHNVVEKPGLALMHNRQSSCRSARNQSGKERQ; encoded by the exons ATGGAAGAAAAGACAAG GGTAGAGGTATTACGCTATCTGGGCACTCCACTAAACAACCATCACCAACCAAAAAAGAAGAATAAAGCAACTTCCCAGCAAGCTGAAAAAGTT CACTACACTGATCCTGTTAGCAAAAATGTTTTCCGCTCCATGAAGGCTGTAATTCGGCATGTTGAAACTGAGGAACTAGAAATGGTTGCACATAACACAAAAGGCAGTACAGAAAAAGAGTTGGAAGACAATAAAACCTTT TCAACCAGTGTGATCAAGAAACAGCAATCAGCAGTCAGCAGAGCAAGGAGACATATTAATTTTAGTCAGAGCTTGGACATGAATGATATAGAGCAGGAAGAACAACAACACTTTTCAACTCAACTCTTGGCCCCCTCTGAGCATGCTTCTGAGAAAT GTCAGACGGGCATAGCATTGAGCAACTCAGATCCGCAAGAAGCCCAAGTGTCAGAGCCAAAAGGAGGAGAAGGTGATTCTCCTAAAAGCACATTTGTTTTACTTCCTGCAGATAATGCAGTCATGCCAGCTAAGAAATTTCTTGAAGTTCAGTTGGTAAGCCCTGAAAGTGCAAAGGCCGAACCTGGTCTATGCAAATCCAAGAAAAAGAAAGTACCTGAGTTGCCACGACGTGCTTCAAAAAGACTAGCTGGACTTGAAGTTGACCCAGTGCCAGAACTGAAGCCAAGAACTCGAGCACGTCGAGTTGTCGTTGAACAGTCATGTGATGAAGTAGCTGGTACAGATAAAGGTTCTTCCCATGGTAATGGGGTTACTGATGCTTCCAAAACTGCAGAATCGGAAGAGCCGGTTGGAAATGTGAAAGCAATTACTAACTGCGAGAAGAATCGAGGGTTTCATGTTCTTTCCTTGGTgagtcaaaatcctccatgtgaGCAGCAGAGAAATGTTGAAACTAGTGATACAAAACTAGGAGTCTCTCTCGAGTTGCCTTTTAATGAATTATTGACAGATCCATGCATTGCATTTGCAATAAAAACTCTTACCGGAATAAACTTTGGCTGTTCCGAGAGCTCAGAAGTTCTGCCTGGGTCCATAAGTAGTAGTGAGCATTCTTCGGCCAACTTGGCCTCAGAAATCTTTAAAGTAGAAATAGATAATAAGGTTGGCAGAAAAGAAGAATGCTCTCAGGATTTCCCTTCTGGAAACATGTCCAGTCTTGAAGAACTTTCAGAACCTGAAACTAGGGCTGATGAGAAGTTAGTATCTCCTATTGATCTGCCTTGTGAGTCTTGGCAAGATCCATGCATTGAATTTGCGATAAAAACTCTGACTAATGACATTCCAGTGGACTATGATCCGAATATCCAACAGTACTTTCAGCAGCAACTAAGTTCAGCAAGACCAGGAGGAAGTGATCACGACACCAGCTTGACTAGTGTTTCAATAGATACATTTCGCCAAACTGAATATTCTTGTCAGCAATTTCACAATGTTGTCGAGAAACCTGGGCTCGCACTCATGCACAACAGACAAAGTTCCTGCCGATCTGCTCGAAACCAGAGCGGAAAGGAAAGACAATGA
- the LOC133834753 gene encoding uncharacterized protein LOC133834753 translates to MEIKIKCSCGGEKCEEWAIVEVQGHVEVQPHFQLPIHNLPIGQLCRPCSQEVYTFTVGYHELTGTKVALKKPLLVLKKVKQSSGNVALEVIGLIRQRILFKTRPKALISKPQPTMKERARAAEAKLPN, encoded by the exons ATGGAGATAAAGATAAAGTGCAGTTGCGGAGGAGAGAAGTGTGAAGAGTGGGCAATCGTAGAAGTGCAAGGCCATGTTGAAGTTCAACCTCATTTCCAACTTCCCATCCATAACCTCCCAATCGGCCAACTGTGCCGCCCTTGTTCTCAG gaagTGTATACATTTACTGTTGGGTACCATGAATTGACGGGAACTAAAGTGGCGTTGAAGAAGCCATTGTTGGTGCTCAAGAAAGTGAAGCAATCGTCGGGTAATGTAGCTTTGGAGGTGATTGGACTCATTCGCCAACGGATTTTGTTCAAGACCAGACCTAAAGCCCTCATTTCCA AACCACAACCAACTATGAAGGAAAGAGCCAGGGCTGCAGAGGCTAAGCTGCCAAACTAA
- the LOC133834752 gene encoding uncharacterized protein LOC133834752 codes for MFSLFYGLWKYMFSKTEFHVLILGIDKAGKTTLLEKLKSVHSNLEGLPPDRIVPTVGLNIGRIEVSSTKLVFWDLGGQPGLRSIWEKYYEEAHAVIFVIDAACPSRFEDSKSALEKVLRHEDLQGAPLLILANKQDLAESVSSEELARYLDLKKLDERVYMFEAVSSYDGLGIKEGVEWLVEAMARSKRTEMLRARTGATGPASA; via the exons ATGTTTTCATTGTTTTATGGACTGTGGAAGTATATGTTCAGTAAGACAGAGTTTCATGTCCTTATTCTTGGAATCGACAAGGCTGGGAAGACT ACTTTACTAGAGAAGTTGAAGTCAGTGCACTCGAATCTGGAAGGCCTACCTCCAGATCGAATTGTTCCAACTGTGGGACTCAACATTGGACGTATAGAAGTCTCAAGCACAAAACTTGTTTTCTGGGATCTGGGAGGCCAG CCTGGTCTTCGCTCAATCTGGGAGAAGTATTATGAAGAGGCACATGCTGTTATCTTTGTAATTGATGCTGCATGTCCGTCACGCTTTGAAGATTCAAAATCTGCTCTGG AAAAAGTGTTGCGGCATGAGGATTTGCAAGGAGCTCCTTTGTTAATTTTGGCAAACAAGCAG GATCTTGCTGAATCTGTATCCTCTGAGGAACTTGCTCGGTATTTAGACCTAAAGAAGTTGGATGAAAGGGTTTACATGTTTGAGGCTGTTTCATCATACGACGG GCTGGGGATTAAAGAAGGTGTAGAATGGTTGGTGGAGGCCATGGCAAGGAGCAAGAGAACCGAAATGTTGAGAGCTCGTACAGGTGCAACAGGCCCTGCTTCTGCCTAA
- the LOC133834751 gene encoding methyl-CpG-binding domain-containing protein 13 isoform X3, which produces MAESKSDCLPPGWTVKVKVRDNGRKDKHYTDPVSKNVFRSMKAVIRHVETEELEMVAHNTKGSTEKELEDNKTFSTSVIKKQQSAVSRARRHINFSQSLDMNDIEQEEQQHFSTQLLAPSEHASEKCQTGIALSNSDPQEAQVSEPKGGEGDSPKSTFVLLPADNAVMPAKKFLEVQLVSPESAKAEPGLCKSKKKKVPELPRRASKRLAGLEVDPVPELKPRTRARRVVVEQSCDEVAGTDKGSSHGNGVTDASKTAESEEPVGNVKAITNCEKNRGFHVLSLVSQNPPCEQQRNVETSDTKLGVSLELPFNELLTDPCIAFAIKTLTGINFGCSESSEVLPGSISSSEHSSANLASEIFKVEIDNKVGRKEECSQDFPSGNMSSLEELSEPETRADEKLVSPIDLPCESWQDPCIEFAIKTLTNDIPVDYDPNIQQYFQQQLSSARPGGSDHDTSLTSVSIDTFRQTEYSCQQFHNVVEKPGLALMHNRQSSCRSARNQSGKERQ; this is translated from the exons ATGGCGGAGTCAAAATCTGACTGCCTCCCGCCGGGTTGGACAGTTAAGGTAAAAGTCAGAGATAATGGAAGAAAAGACAAG CACTACACTGATCCTGTTAGCAAAAATGTTTTCCGCTCCATGAAGGCTGTAATTCGGCATGTTGAAACTGAGGAACTAGAAATGGTTGCACATAACACAAAAGGCAGTACAGAAAAAGAGTTGGAAGACAATAAAACCTTT TCAACCAGTGTGATCAAGAAACAGCAATCAGCAGTCAGCAGAGCAAGGAGACATATTAATTTTAGTCAGAGCTTGGACATGAATGATATAGAGCAGGAAGAACAACAACACTTTTCAACTCAACTCTTGGCCCCCTCTGAGCATGCTTCTGAGAAAT GTCAGACGGGCATAGCATTGAGCAACTCAGATCCGCAAGAAGCCCAAGTGTCAGAGCCAAAAGGAGGAGAAGGTGATTCTCCTAAAAGCACATTTGTTTTACTTCCTGCAGATAATGCAGTCATGCCAGCTAAGAAATTTCTTGAAGTTCAGTTGGTAAGCCCTGAAAGTGCAAAGGCCGAACCTGGTCTATGCAAATCCAAGAAAAAGAAAGTACCTGAGTTGCCACGACGTGCTTCAAAAAGACTAGCTGGACTTGAAGTTGACCCAGTGCCAGAACTGAAGCCAAGAACTCGAGCACGTCGAGTTGTCGTTGAACAGTCATGTGATGAAGTAGCTGGTACAGATAAAGGTTCTTCCCATGGTAATGGGGTTACTGATGCTTCCAAAACTGCAGAATCGGAAGAGCCGGTTGGAAATGTGAAAGCAATTACTAACTGCGAGAAGAATCGAGGGTTTCATGTTCTTTCCTTGGTgagtcaaaatcctccatgtgaGCAGCAGAGAAATGTTGAAACTAGTGATACAAAACTAGGAGTCTCTCTCGAGTTGCCTTTTAATGAATTATTGACAGATCCATGCATTGCATTTGCAATAAAAACTCTTACCGGAATAAACTTTGGCTGTTCCGAGAGCTCAGAAGTTCTGCCTGGGTCCATAAGTAGTAGTGAGCATTCTTCGGCCAACTTGGCCTCAGAAATCTTTAAAGTAGAAATAGATAATAAGGTTGGCAGAAAAGAAGAATGCTCTCAGGATTTCCCTTCTGGAAACATGTCCAGTCTTGAAGAACTTTCAGAACCTGAAACTAGGGCTGATGAGAAGTTAGTATCTCCTATTGATCTGCCTTGTGAGTCTTGGCAAGATCCATGCATTGAATTTGCGATAAAAACTCTGACTAATGACATTCCAGTGGACTATGATCCGAATATCCAACAGTACTTTCAGCAGCAACTAAGTTCAGCAAGACCAGGAGGAAGTGATCACGACACCAGCTTGACTAGTGTTTCAATAGATACATTTCGCCAAACTGAATATTCTTGTCAGCAATTTCACAATGTTGTCGAGAAACCTGGGCTCGCACTCATGCACAACAGACAAAGTTCCTGCCGATCTGCTCGAAACCAGAGCGGAAAGGAAAGACAATGA
- the LOC133834751 gene encoding methyl-CpG-binding domain-containing protein 13 isoform X1, which translates to MAESKSDCLPPGWTVKVKVRDNGRKDKYYFAPSNGPTINSRVEVLRYLGTPLNNHHQPKKKNKATSQQAEKVHYTDPVSKNVFRSMKAVIRHVETEELEMVAHNTKGSTEKELEDNKTFSTSVIKKQQSAVSRARRHINFSQSLDMNDIEQEEQQHFSTQLLAPSEHASEKCQTGIALSNSDPQEAQVSEPKGGEGDSPKSTFVLLPADNAVMPAKKFLEVQLVSPESAKAEPGLCKSKKKKVPELPRRASKRLAGLEVDPVPELKPRTRARRVVVEQSCDEVAGTDKGSSHGNGVTDASKTAESEEPVGNVKAITNCEKNRGFHVLSLVSQNPPCEQQRNVETSDTKLGVSLELPFNELLTDPCIAFAIKTLTGINFGCSESSEVLPGSISSSEHSSANLASEIFKVEIDNKVGRKEECSQDFPSGNMSSLEELSEPETRADEKLVSPIDLPCESWQDPCIEFAIKTLTNDIPVDYDPNIQQYFQQQLSSARPGGSDHDTSLTSVSIDTFRQTEYSCQQFHNVVEKPGLALMHNRQSSCRSARNQSGKERQ; encoded by the exons ATGGCGGAGTCAAAATCTGACTGCCTCCCGCCGGGTTGGACAGTTAAGGTAAAAGTCAGAGATAATGGAAGAAAAGACAAG TATTACTTTGCTccctcaaatggacctacaattAATTCTAGGGTAGAGGTATTACGCTATCTGGGCACTCCACTAAACAACCATCACCAACCAAAAAAGAAGAATAAAGCAACTTCCCAGCAAGCTGAAAAAGTT CACTACACTGATCCTGTTAGCAAAAATGTTTTCCGCTCCATGAAGGCTGTAATTCGGCATGTTGAAACTGAGGAACTAGAAATGGTTGCACATAACACAAAAGGCAGTACAGAAAAAGAGTTGGAAGACAATAAAACCTTT TCAACCAGTGTGATCAAGAAACAGCAATCAGCAGTCAGCAGAGCAAGGAGACATATTAATTTTAGTCAGAGCTTGGACATGAATGATATAGAGCAGGAAGAACAACAACACTTTTCAACTCAACTCTTGGCCCCCTCTGAGCATGCTTCTGAGAAAT GTCAGACGGGCATAGCATTGAGCAACTCAGATCCGCAAGAAGCCCAAGTGTCAGAGCCAAAAGGAGGAGAAGGTGATTCTCCTAAAAGCACATTTGTTTTACTTCCTGCAGATAATGCAGTCATGCCAGCTAAGAAATTTCTTGAAGTTCAGTTGGTAAGCCCTGAAAGTGCAAAGGCCGAACCTGGTCTATGCAAATCCAAGAAAAAGAAAGTACCTGAGTTGCCACGACGTGCTTCAAAAAGACTAGCTGGACTTGAAGTTGACCCAGTGCCAGAACTGAAGCCAAGAACTCGAGCACGTCGAGTTGTCGTTGAACAGTCATGTGATGAAGTAGCTGGTACAGATAAAGGTTCTTCCCATGGTAATGGGGTTACTGATGCTTCCAAAACTGCAGAATCGGAAGAGCCGGTTGGAAATGTGAAAGCAATTACTAACTGCGAGAAGAATCGAGGGTTTCATGTTCTTTCCTTGGTgagtcaaaatcctccatgtgaGCAGCAGAGAAATGTTGAAACTAGTGATACAAAACTAGGAGTCTCTCTCGAGTTGCCTTTTAATGAATTATTGACAGATCCATGCATTGCATTTGCAATAAAAACTCTTACCGGAATAAACTTTGGCTGTTCCGAGAGCTCAGAAGTTCTGCCTGGGTCCATAAGTAGTAGTGAGCATTCTTCGGCCAACTTGGCCTCAGAAATCTTTAAAGTAGAAATAGATAATAAGGTTGGCAGAAAAGAAGAATGCTCTCAGGATTTCCCTTCTGGAAACATGTCCAGTCTTGAAGAACTTTCAGAACCTGAAACTAGGGCTGATGAGAAGTTAGTATCTCCTATTGATCTGCCTTGTGAGTCTTGGCAAGATCCATGCATTGAATTTGCGATAAAAACTCTGACTAATGACATTCCAGTGGACTATGATCCGAATATCCAACAGTACTTTCAGCAGCAACTAAGTTCAGCAAGACCAGGAGGAAGTGATCACGACACCAGCTTGACTAGTGTTTCAATAGATACATTTCGCCAAACTGAATATTCTTGTCAGCAATTTCACAATGTTGTCGAGAAACCTGGGCTCGCACTCATGCACAACAGACAAAGTTCCTGCCGATCTGCTCGAAACCAGAGCGGAAAGGAAAGACAATGA